One stretch of Robbsia betulipollinis DNA includes these proteins:
- a CDS encoding UDP-N-acetylglucosamine--N-acetylmuramyl-(pentapeptide) pyrophosphoryl-undecaprenol N-acetylglucosamine transferase — MTDTPAGTLLVMAGGTGGHVFPGLAVAHRMQAAGWRVLWLGSATGMEAKLVAQHGIPIEFVRFGGLRGKGLRTQLMLPANLARACADSVRVLRRVRPDVVLGMGGYITFPAGLMTVLARRALVLHEQNSVAGLANRVLAKLASRVLVAFPGALPHAEWTGNPIRDAVIDVAPPAQRYARRSGPLRLLVVGGSLGAAALNEVVPRALAALPPAQRPHVFHQAGAKHLDALRANYAAAGLWTNKDAGTPGARINGAPVAGRPESTGSTPSVELVPFIDDMASAYAQADVVICRAGAMTVAEIAAIGVAALFVPFPFAVDDHQTSNAAFLADQGAAEVIQQRDLDTGRLTAWLARLDRDTLAAMAGKARALAKPDATDRVAAVCAAAAAASRKSA, encoded by the coding sequence CTGACCGACACCCCGGCCGGCACCCTGCTGGTGATGGCCGGCGGCACTGGTGGACACGTGTTCCCGGGTCTGGCGGTCGCGCATCGGATGCAGGCCGCGGGCTGGCGCGTGCTGTGGCTGGGCAGCGCCACCGGCATGGAGGCGAAACTGGTCGCGCAGCATGGCATCCCGATCGAATTCGTGCGCTTTGGCGGCCTGCGCGGCAAGGGCCTGCGTACCCAGCTGATGCTGCCGGCCAACCTGGCGCGCGCCTGCGCGGACAGCGTGCGCGTGCTGCGCCGGGTCCGGCCCGACGTCGTGCTCGGCATGGGCGGCTACATCACCTTTCCCGCCGGTCTGATGACGGTGCTGGCGCGTCGCGCACTGGTGCTGCACGAACAGAACTCGGTCGCGGGACTCGCGAACCGGGTGCTGGCGAAGCTCGCGAGCCGTGTGCTGGTGGCATTCCCGGGTGCCCTGCCGCATGCCGAATGGACCGGCAACCCGATCCGCGACGCGGTGATCGACGTCGCGCCGCCGGCGCAGCGTTATGCGCGGCGCAGCGGGCCGTTGCGCCTGCTGGTAGTGGGCGGCAGCCTCGGCGCGGCGGCATTGAACGAGGTCGTGCCGCGCGCACTGGCCGCGCTGCCGCCGGCCCAGCGCCCGCATGTGTTCCACCAGGCGGGCGCGAAGCATCTCGACGCGTTGCGGGCGAACTATGCGGCGGCGGGGTTGTGGACGAACAAGGACGCGGGCACGCCGGGCGCGAGGATCAACGGCGCGCCTGTCGCAGGACGTCCCGAAAGCACGGGCAGCACGCCAAGCGTCGAACTGGTGCCTTTCATCGACGACATGGCCAGCGCCTATGCGCAGGCCGACGTGGTGATCTGCCGCGCGGGCGCGATGACGGTGGCGGAAATCGCCGCGATCGGCGTCGCGGCGCTGTTCGTGCCGTTTCCGTTCGCGGTCGACGATCACCAGACCAGCAACGCGGCGTTTCTCGCCGACCAGGGCGCGGCGGAGGTGATCCAGCAGCGCGATCTGGATACCGGGCGCCTGACGGCCTGGCTGGCGCGCCTGGACCGCGACACCCTGGCGGCGATGGCCGGGAAAGCGCGCGCGCTCGCCAAGCCGGACGCGACCGACCGGGTCGCCGCCGTCTGCGCGGCGGCCGCGGCGGCATCAAGGAAATCAGCATGA
- the ftsW gene encoding putative lipid II flippase FtsW, with translation MSLIERLTARLSGRKEAMPNSPVSASEIGGLSSAVSGVRPKRSTVLEYDQPLLWVIIGLLGLGLVMVYSASIAMPDSPKYSSYSPGHFLLRHIFSLAVGTIGGLLAFRIPMKTWDRFAPKLFVLALIMLIMVLIPHVGKGVNGARRWIPLGILNMQPSEIMKLAVTIYAANYTVRKQEFMQSFGRGFLPMAVAVGVVGALLLLEPDMGAFLVVAAIAMGVLFLGGVNGRLFGGLVLTAVGTFSLLIWASPWRRERIFAYLDPWNEAYAQGKAYQLTHSLIAFGRGEWFGVGLGNSVEKLNYLPEAHTDFILAVIGEELGFVGVMIVILMFYWFVRRSFEIGRQALALDRTFSALVAKGIGLWMGAQAFINMGVNLGILPTKGLTLPLVSYGGSGILLNCVACAVLLRVDFENRLMMRGGKT, from the coding sequence ATGAGTCTGATCGAGCGGTTGACGGCACGGTTGTCGGGACGCAAGGAAGCGATGCCCAACAGCCCGGTATCGGCGAGCGAGATCGGCGGCCTGTCGAGCGCGGTGAGCGGCGTGCGTCCCAAGCGCTCGACCGTGCTCGAATACGACCAGCCGTTGCTCTGGGTGATCATCGGTCTGTTGGGTCTGGGCCTCGTGATGGTGTATTCGGCGTCGATCGCGATGCCCGATTCGCCGAAGTATTCGTCGTACAGTCCCGGCCACTTCCTGCTGCGGCATATCTTCTCGCTGGCGGTCGGCACGATCGGCGGCCTGCTGGCGTTCCGCATCCCGATGAAGACCTGGGACCGCTTCGCGCCGAAGCTGTTCGTGCTCGCGCTGATCATGCTGATCATGGTGCTGATCCCGCATGTCGGCAAGGGGGTGAACGGCGCGCGCCGCTGGATCCCGCTCGGCATCCTGAACATGCAGCCGTCGGAGATCATGAAGCTGGCCGTGACGATCTACGCGGCGAACTACACGGTGCGCAAGCAGGAGTTCATGCAGAGCTTCGGCCGCGGCTTTTTGCCGATGGCCGTTGCCGTGGGCGTGGTCGGGGCCTTGCTGCTGCTGGAGCCCGACATGGGCGCCTTTCTGGTGGTCGCGGCGATCGCGATGGGCGTGCTGTTCCTGGGAGGCGTCAACGGCCGGTTGTTCGGCGGGCTGGTGCTGACCGCGGTCGGCACCTTCAGTCTGCTGATCTGGGCGTCGCCCTGGCGGCGCGAGCGCATCTTCGCGTATCTGGACCCGTGGAACGAAGCGTACGCGCAGGGCAAGGCGTATCAGTTGACCCATTCCCTGATCGCTTTCGGGCGCGGCGAGTGGTTCGGCGTCGGGCTGGGCAACAGCGTGGAGAAGCTCAACTATCTGCCCGAGGCGCATACCGATTTCATTCTCGCGGTGATCGGCGAGGAACTCGGTTTCGTCGGCGTGATGATCGTGATCCTGATGTTCTACTGGTTCGTGCGCCGCTCGTTCGAGATCGGCCGCCAGGCGCTGGCGCTGGATCGCACCTTCTCGGCGCTGGTGGCGAAGGGCATCGGCCTGTGGATGGGTGCGCAGGCCTTCATCAATATGGGCGTGAACCTCGGCATCCTGCCGACCAAGGGCCTGACGCTGCCGCTGGTGAGCTATGGCGGTTCCGGCATTCTGCTCAATTGCGTCGCCTGCGCGGTGCTCCTGCGCGTGGATTTCGAGAACCGGCTGATGATGCGGGGAGGCAAGACGTGA
- the murD gene encoding UDP-N-acetylmuramoyl-L-alanine--D-glutamate ligase: MFGGPDRPRVLVLGLGESGLAMARWCALHGCTLRLADSRQAPPNLATALALEGGPHAFAGGTDAPNGPFPPALLDDAIDLVAISPGLSPLDPALTPLLDAARGRDIPVWGELAFFSHALRARNAVLAGAGAGDDAVDGTGTGTGKADGVAPAQVIAITGTNGKTTTTALTGQLVARAGRSVAVAGNISPSMLDRLMTAIEQDALPQVWVLELSSFQLETAQDFAPDVAVVLNITQDHLDWHGSFDAYAAAKLRIFGPTTRAVINRDDPHASAWLVKAGAGRPASLSFGTDAPVQAGDFGIARDAGLAWLAQTVRADGEDAAAPGSERDTGMAGATGDTPSRRRTRRAAPAVETQVRPLMPVDALRIRGLHNASNALAALALCRAIGLPLALLLHGLREYRGEPHRVECLATLDGVDYVDDSKATNVGAAAAALDGLAAPIVLIAGGDGKGQDFAPLAPGVTRWCKAVMLIGRDAPLLRAALADCGVALHDQPTLEAATAAAARLAQAGDTVLLSPACASFDMFRNYAHRADVFRQCVAEIAAEQGVTL, encoded by the coding sequence CTGTTTGGTGGACCGGACCGGCCGCGGGTGCTGGTGCTGGGCCTGGGCGAATCCGGGCTGGCGATGGCGCGCTGGTGCGCGCTGCACGGCTGCACCCTGCGCCTGGCCGATTCGCGGCAGGCGCCGCCGAACCTCGCGACCGCGCTGGCGCTCGAGGGCGGCCCGCATGCATTCGCGGGTGGGACGGACGCGCCGAACGGGCCGTTCCCGCCGGCGCTGCTCGACGACGCGATCGATCTCGTGGCGATCAGCCCGGGCCTCTCGCCGCTCGACCCCGCGCTCACGCCCCTGCTCGACGCGGCGCGCGGCAGGGACATCCCGGTCTGGGGTGAACTGGCCTTTTTCAGCCATGCGCTGCGGGCGCGCAATGCGGTGCTGGCGGGCGCGGGCGCGGGCGATGATGCCGTGGACGGCACCGGCACCGGCACCGGCAAGGCGGACGGCGTCGCGCCCGCGCAGGTGATCGCGATCACCGGCACGAACGGCAAGACGACGACGACCGCGCTGACCGGGCAACTGGTCGCACGCGCCGGGCGCAGCGTCGCGGTGGCCGGCAACATCAGCCCGTCGATGCTCGATCGTCTGATGACGGCGATCGAACAGGATGCGCTGCCGCAGGTCTGGGTGCTGGAGCTGTCGAGCTTTCAGCTCGAGACCGCGCAGGATTTTGCGCCGGACGTCGCGGTGGTGCTGAACATCACGCAGGACCATCTCGACTGGCATGGCAGCTTCGACGCTTACGCGGCAGCGAAGCTGCGCATTTTCGGGCCGACGACACGCGCGGTGATCAATCGCGACGATCCGCACGCGAGCGCCTGGCTGGTAAAGGCGGGCGCGGGCCGCCCGGCGTCGCTCAGCTTCGGCACCGACGCGCCGGTCCAGGCCGGCGATTTCGGCATCGCGCGCGACGCCGGTCTGGCCTGGCTGGCGCAGACGGTGCGCGCCGATGGCGAGGACGCCGCCGCGCCCGGCAGCGAGCGCGATACGGGCATGGCAGGCGCGACAGGCGATACACCCTCGCGCCGGCGCACGCGCCGCGCGGCGCCGGCGGTGGAAACGCAGGTCCGGCCGCTGATGCCGGTGGACGCGCTGCGCATCCGCGGCCTGCACAACGCGAGCAATGCGCTCGCGGCGCTTGCGTTGTGCCGGGCGATCGGCCTGCCGCTCGCGCTGCTGCTGCACGGGCTGCGCGAGTATCGCGGCGAGCCGCATCGCGTCGAATGTTTGGCGACGCTCGATGGCGTCGATTATGTCGACGACAGCAAGGCAACGAATGTCGGCGCCGCCGCGGCGGCGCTCGACGGCCTGGCCGCGCCGATCGTGCTGATCGCCGGCGGCGACGGCAAGGGCCAGGATTTCGCGCCGCTCGCGCCGGGCGTGACGCGCTGGTGCAAGGCGGTGATGCTGATCGGGCGCGACGCGCCGCTGCTGCGCGCGGCGCTGGCGGACTGCGGCGTGGCGCTGCACGACCAGCCGACGCTGGAAGCCGCGACCGCGGCCGCCGCGCGGCTCGCGCAGGCGGGCGACACGGTCTTGTTGTCGCCCGCCTGCGCAAGCTTCGACATGTTTCGCAATTACGCGCATCGCGCGGACGTTTTTCGGCAATGTGTCGCGGAGATCGCGGCCGAGCAGGGAGTGACGCTATGA
- the mraY gene encoding phospho-N-acetylmuramoyl-pentapeptide-transferase, with product MLLLLAQWLQNEASFLRVINYLTFRAVMATITALVIGLVSGPAVIRKLTALKMGQAVRKDGPQTHLVKTGTPTMGGVLILLAIAVSTLLWADLSNRFIWIVMLVTFGFGLVGWVDDYRKVVHKDPRGMSSREKYFWQSLIGLVAAVYLAVSISQSSNAHVFQVIVNWCHNGLPTDLPESANLLLPFLKAMTYPLGLFGFMALTYLVIVGSSNAVNLTDGLDGLVIMPVVLVGSALGVFAYVMGSAVYSRYLLFPHIPGAGELLIFCSAMSGAGLAFLWFNTHPAQVFMGDVGALALGGALGTIAVIVRQEIVLFIMGGVFVAETVSVVLQVVWFKVSKRYFGEGRRIFKMAPLHHHFELTGWKETQVVVRFWIITLMLVLVGLSTLKLR from the coding sequence ATGCTTTTGTTGTTGGCGCAATGGCTGCAGAACGAAGCAAGCTTTTTGCGCGTGATCAATTACCTGACGTTTCGCGCCGTGATGGCCACCATCACGGCGCTGGTCATCGGCCTGGTTTCGGGGCCGGCGGTCATTCGCAAGCTGACTGCGTTGAAGATGGGGCAAGCCGTGCGCAAGGACGGGCCGCAAACGCATCTGGTGAAGACCGGCACGCCCACCATGGGGGGCGTGCTGATCCTGCTCGCCATCGCGGTGTCGACGCTGTTGTGGGCGGACCTGAGCAACCGCTTCATCTGGATCGTGATGCTGGTGACCTTCGGCTTCGGCCTGGTGGGCTGGGTGGACGACTACCGCAAGGTGGTGCACAAGGACCCGCGCGGCATGTCGTCGCGCGAGAAATATTTCTGGCAATCGCTGATCGGGCTGGTGGCGGCGGTATATCTCGCGGTCAGCATCTCGCAGTCGAGCAACGCGCATGTGTTCCAGGTCATCGTCAACTGGTGCCACAACGGCCTGCCGACCGATCTGCCGGAAAGCGCGAACCTGCTGCTGCCGTTCCTCAAGGCGATGACCTATCCGCTCGGCCTGTTCGGTTTCATGGCCCTGACCTATCTGGTGATCGTCGGTTCGAGCAACGCGGTCAACCTGACCGACGGCCTCGACGGCCTGGTGATCATGCCGGTCGTGCTGGTGGGCAGCGCGCTGGGCGTGTTCGCCTACGTGATGGGCAGCGCCGTGTATTCGCGCTATCTGCTGTTTCCGCACATCCCGGGCGCCGGCGAACTGTTGATCTTCTGCTCGGCGATGTCCGGCGCGGGGCTGGCCTTTCTCTGGTTCAACACGCATCCGGCGCAGGTCTTCATGGGCGACGTCGGCGCGTTGGCGCTGGGCGGCGCGCTCGGCACGATCGCCGTCATCGTGCGTCAGGAAATCGTGCTGTTCATCATGGGCGGCGTGTTCGTCGCGGAAACCGTGTCGGTCGTGCTGCAGGTCGTCTGGTTCAAGGTTTCGAAGCGGTATTTCGGCGAGGGGCGGCGCATTTTCAAGATGGCGCCGCTGCACCATCATTTCGAACTGACGGGGTGGAAGGAAACGCAGGTCGTCGTGCGGTTCTGGATCATCACGCTGATGCTGGTGCTCGTCGGCCTCTCCACCCTGAAACTGCGCTGA
- a CDS encoding UDP-N-acetylmuramoyl-tripeptide--D-alanyl-D-alanine ligase, with translation MTLLTLDQAAQWIDGASVVGAGTTPFARVSTDSRTAGPGDLFVALRGERFDAHAFLAAVAAQGVAAAIVSQDIAPDTLRDAAGRSLPHLRVPDTRLALGALARGWRRRFDLPVVAVTGSNGKTTVKEMIASIFAAAVGEAARLATRGNLNNDIGVPLTLLRLTPAHALAVIELGMNHPDETRYLAELTEPTIALVNNAQREHQEFMRTVEAVALEHASVIHALGASGVAVYPADDRYAPIWRVAAHQRRVLDFMLDEGHAGADAPRAAVTGTPGPEDDGALDIATPAGNFAVRLSTQGRHNLRNALAATAAALAANVPIEAIRAGLEAFAPVKGRLQLKRATFAPFAGARLIDDTYNANPDSMRAAIDVLAAAPSPRVLIVGDMGEVGDQEAAAHREIGAYAYASGIDAFYALGDASRGACQAFGTHARHFASVAELIDGLRTSDLGADATLLVKGSRFMAMERVVDALLDVATTPH, from the coding sequence ATGACTCTGCTGACACTGGATCAAGCGGCGCAATGGATCGACGGCGCCAGCGTCGTCGGCGCGGGCACGACGCCGTTCGCACGCGTGTCCACCGATAGCCGGACGGCCGGCCCGGGCGACCTTTTCGTGGCGTTGCGCGGCGAGCGTTTCGATGCGCATGCGTTTCTTGCCGCGGTCGCCGCGCAAGGGGTCGCGGCGGCGATCGTTTCGCAGGACATCGCGCCGGACACTTTGCGGGATGCCGCGGGACGGAGCCTGCCGCATCTGCGCGTGCCGGATACGCGTCTCGCGCTCGGCGCGCTGGCGCGCGGCTGGCGGCGCCGTTTCGACCTGCCGGTCGTGGCGGTCACGGGCAGCAATGGCAAGACGACGGTCAAGGAAATGATCGCGTCGATCTTCGCGGCGGCAGTGGGGGAGGCGGCGCGACTCGCGACGCGGGGCAATCTGAACAACGACATCGGCGTGCCGCTGACGCTGCTGCGGCTCACCCCGGCCCATGCGCTCGCGGTGATCGAACTCGGCATGAACCATCCGGACGAAACGCGCTATCTGGCGGAGCTGACCGAGCCGACCATTGCGCTGGTCAACAATGCGCAGCGCGAGCATCAGGAATTCATGCGCACCGTCGAGGCGGTCGCGCTCGAGCATGCCAGCGTCATTCACGCGTTGGGCGCCAGCGGCGTCGCCGTCTATCCGGCGGACGACCGCTACGCGCCGATCTGGCGCGTGGCCGCACATCAGCGGCGCGTGCTGGATTTCATGCTCGACGAGGGTCATGCAGGCGCCGATGCGCCGCGCGCGGCCGTGACCGGGACGCCGGGACCCGAAGACGACGGCGCGCTGGACATCGCGACGCCGGCCGGAAACTTCGCCGTGCGGCTGTCGACCCAGGGGCGCCACAATCTGCGCAACGCGCTGGCTGCGACGGCCGCGGCGCTGGCGGCGAACGTCCCGATCGAGGCGATCCGGGCCGGGCTCGAGGCGTTCGCACCGGTCAAGGGACGGTTGCAGCTCAAACGCGCCACGTTCGCGCCGTTCGCCGGTGCCCGCCTCATCGACGACACCTACAACGCGAATCCGGATTCGATGCGCGCGGCCATCGACGTGCTGGCCGCCGCGCCGTCGCCGCGCGTGCTGATCGTCGGCGACATGGGCGAAGTCGGCGACCAGGAAGCCGCTGCGCACCGCGAGATCGGCGCCTATGCGTACGCGTCGGGAATCGACGCTTTCTATGCGCTGGGCGACGCGTCGCGGGGAGCCTGCCAGGCCTTCGGCACGCACGCCCGGCACTTCGCCAGCGTCGCGGAGCTGATCGACGGGTTGCGCACGTCGGACCTGGGCGCGGACGCGACATTGCTGGTCAAAGGTTCCCGGTTCATGGCGATGGAACGCGTCGTGGATGCGCTGCTCGACGTCGCGACGACGCCTCACTGA
- a CDS encoding UDP-N-acetylmuramoyl-L-alanyl-D-glutamate--2,6-diaminopimelate ligase → MPADARADSAAAVAVARALGWLSDTLSAGADLRTDSRAVRPGDGFLAYAVDGADNRPHVGDAIARGAAAVLFQPRGASPHAGFGDTPVLPVPGLDALAGPIASAWYGEPSRQMTVIGVTGTNGKTSLTQWIALALATLGVRTATIGTLGVGLPDKLVPTGFTTPNAAQLQQSLAALRRDGAAAVAMEVSSHALHQGRVNGTAFDIAVFTNLSQDHLDYHGTMAAYEAAKARLFDWPGLRFAVVNRDDPAGARLLRQLDGQLPTLSYGIGAVPDSTTPGTVPATCHLHATDIRVTPAGGTALTVHAAANGSAAPAAVAIEVATLGEFNVSNLLGVLGALLATQWLRAHPQADAATDLLEPMAWRAALGALARLQPVVGRMQRLGGRPQHDEPLVVIDYAHTPDALEKTLLALRPVAQARGGELNVVFGCGGDRDAGKRPLMGAVAARLAHAVVLTSDNPRSEVPAAIIDQIAAGAANAPGVVTPGVGTPGVAGHVVERVRRIEDRASAILQAIRAARCEDVVLLAGKGHEATQEIMGKKRPFSDQDHAQLALAARATHREHE, encoded by the coding sequence ATGCCGGCGGACGCCAGGGCGGATAGCGCGGCTGCCGTGGCGGTCGCGCGGGCGTTGGGCTGGCTGAGCGATACGCTATCCGCGGGCGCGGACCTGCGCACCGACAGCCGCGCGGTACGACCCGGCGATGGTTTCCTTGCCTATGCGGTAGATGGCGCCGACAACCGGCCGCACGTGGGCGATGCGATCGCGCGCGGCGCGGCGGCCGTCCTGTTCCAGCCGCGCGGCGCGAGTCCGCACGCCGGTTTCGGCGACACGCCGGTCCTGCCGGTGCCGGGGCTCGACGCGCTGGCCGGCCCGATCGCGAGCGCCTGGTACGGCGAGCCGAGCCGGCAGATGACGGTGATCGGCGTGACGGGCACGAACGGCAAGACCTCGCTGACGCAGTGGATCGCGCTGGCGCTGGCGACGCTGGGCGTGCGCACGGCGACGATCGGCACGCTGGGCGTCGGCCTGCCGGACAAGCTGGTGCCCACCGGTTTCACGACACCGAATGCCGCGCAGCTGCAGCAGTCGCTGGCGGCGCTGCGCCGCGACGGTGCGGCGGCGGTGGCGATGGAGGTGTCGTCGCATGCGCTGCACCAGGGGCGTGTGAACGGCACGGCCTTCGATATCGCGGTGTTCACGAACCTGAGCCAGGACCACCTCGACTACCACGGTACGATGGCTGCCTACGAGGCCGCCAAGGCGCGTTTGTTCGACTGGCCAGGTCTGCGTTTCGCGGTCGTCAACCGCGACGATCCGGCCGGCGCGCGGTTGCTGCGGCAACTCGACGGCCAGCTGCCGACGCTGTCGTACGGAATCGGTGCGGTGCCGGATTCGACCACCCCGGGGACCGTGCCGGCCACCTGTCATCTCCATGCCACGGATATTCGCGTGACCCCGGCGGGCGGCACCGCGCTGACCGTGCACGCCGCCGCAAACGGCAGTGCGGCGCCTGCGGCGGTCGCGATCGAGGTCGCGACGCTGGGCGAGTTCAACGTTTCGAACCTGTTGGGCGTGCTCGGCGCGCTGCTGGCGACGCAATGGCTGCGGGCGCACCCGCAGGCCGACGCGGCGACGGATCTGCTCGAGCCGATGGCGTGGCGCGCCGCGCTGGGCGCACTCGCCCGGCTGCAGCCGGTGGTGGGACGGATGCAGCGTCTGGGCGGCCGGCCGCAGCACGACGAGCCGCTGGTCGTGATCGATTACGCGCATACGCCCGACGCGCTCGAGAAGACGCTGCTGGCATTGCGTCCGGTGGCGCAGGCGCGGGGCGGCGAGCTGAACGTGGTGTTCGGCTGTGGCGGCGATCGCGATGCGGGGAAGCGGCCGCTGATGGGCGCGGTCGCGGCACGTCTGGCGCATGCCGTCGTGCTGACCAGCGACAATCCGCGCAGCGAGGTACCGGCGGCGATCATCGACCAGATCGCGGCGGGCGCGGCGAACGCTCCGGGCGTCGTTACGCCGGGCGTCGGTACGCCGGGCGTCGCCGGGCATGTCGTAGAACGCGTGCGCCGCATCGAGGACCGCGCCAGCGCGATCCTGCAGGCCATCCGCGCGGCGCGGTGCGAGGATGTCGTGCTGCTGGCCGGCAAGGGCCACGAGGCCACGCAGGAAATCATGGGCAAGAAACGACCGTTCTCGGATCAGGACCATGCCCAGCTGGCGCTCGCCGCCCGGGCGACTCACCGGGAGCACGAATGA
- a CDS encoding peptidoglycan D,D-transpeptidase FtsI family protein, with product MLSVSLPLWRSKFLVFLVFLAFAGLAARALWIQGPGNAFYRKQGASRFERTLELPASRGKILDRDGLVLATTLPVRAIWAIPEDVPEDLPAAKRAALASLLDIDPKELRGKLARNSSFVYIKRQVPIDVADKVAALDIPGLYARKEYKRFYPEGEITAHLVGFTNVEDEGQEGVELSQQKGLIGTPGSRRVIKDRMGHVVQDVDELAVPRDGKDISLSIDSKIQYITFNELKNAVVSNKAAAGAAMVVDAQTGEVLALANYPTYNPNDRTHLTGEQLRNRVFTDTFEPGSIMKPFTISLALDLHRVTPTTIVNTSPGRYTLDGAQITDDSNFGTLNVAGVIQKSSNVGTSKIAMQLRPEEMWDMYTSVGLGVAPNVGFPGAVSGRLRPWKSWRRIEQATMSYGYGLSVSLFQLAHAYTVFTNNGRLLPLSIYKLDAPPAQGPQVFEPQTVAEVRKMLETVVAPGGTAPQAQVPGYRVGGKTGTAYKHFGRGYDKSRYRASFVGIAPMSNPRIIVAVSVDDPRGGKHFGGQVSGPVFSSIAGEILRAMNVAPDNQVKQTVAVEDQPASASAAAKPAARPSAGKSNAVKPFAARPTTHAAHEAAAHIVRASLRHDEPAGKVLR from the coding sequence ATGCTCTCGGTTTCGCTGCCGCTGTGGCGCTCCAAATTCCTGGTATTCCTGGTGTTCCTCGCGTTCGCCGGTCTGGCGGCGCGCGCGCTGTGGATTCAGGGGCCCGGCAACGCCTTCTACCGGAAACAGGGCGCGAGCCGCTTCGAGCGCACGCTGGAATTGCCCGCGAGCCGCGGCAAGATACTCGATCGCGACGGGCTGGTGCTGGCGACCACGCTGCCGGTGCGCGCGATCTGGGCGATTCCGGAGGATGTGCCCGAGGACCTGCCGGCAGCGAAACGCGCAGCGCTGGCGTCATTGCTCGATATCGACCCGAAGGAATTGCGCGGCAAGCTCGCGCGCAACAGCTCTTTCGTCTACATCAAGCGCCAGGTGCCGATCGACGTGGCGGACAAGGTGGCGGCGCTCGATATTCCCGGTCTCTACGCGCGCAAGGAATACAAGCGTTTCTATCCCGAGGGCGAGATCACCGCCCATCTGGTGGGCTTCACGAATGTCGAGGACGAAGGCCAGGAAGGCGTCGAGCTGAGCCAGCAAAAGGGCCTGATCGGCACGCCGGGAAGCCGGCGCGTGATCAAGGACCGGATGGGACACGTTGTTCAGGATGTCGATGAGCTGGCGGTGCCGCGCGACGGCAAGGACATCAGTCTGTCGATCGACAGCAAGATCCAGTACATCACCTTCAATGAACTGAAGAACGCCGTCGTCAGCAACAAGGCGGCGGCGGGCGCGGCCATGGTGGTCGACGCGCAGACCGGCGAAGTGCTGGCGCTCGCGAACTACCCGACCTACAACCCGAACGACCGCACGCACCTGACCGGCGAGCAGTTGCGCAATCGCGTGTTCACGGACACCTTCGAGCCCGGTTCGATCATGAAACCGTTCACGATCTCGCTGGCGCTCGACCTGCACCGCGTGACCCCGACGACGATCGTCAATACGTCGCCGGGCCGCTATACGCTGGACGGCGCGCAGATCACCGACGATTCGAACTTCGGCACGTTGAACGTGGCGGGCGTGATCCAGAAGTCGAGCAACGTCGGTACCAGCAAGATCGCGATGCAGTTGCGCCCCGAGGAAATGTGGGACATGTACACCAGCGTCGGGCTGGGCGTCGCGCCGAACGTCGGTTTCCCGGGCGCGGTGTCGGGGCGGCTGCGCCCGTGGAAAAGCTGGCGCCGCATCGAGCAGGCGACGATGTCGTACGGCTATGGGTTGTCCGTGTCGCTGTTCCAGCTCGCGCATGCGTACACGGTTTTCACGAACAACGGCCGTCTGCTGCCGCTGTCGATCTACAAGCTCGACGCGCCGCCGGCGCAGGGGCCGCAGGTGTTCGAGCCGCAAACGGTCGCCGAAGTGCGCAAGATGCTGGAAACGGTGGTGGCGCCGGGCGGCACCGCGCCGCAGGCGCAGGTGCCGGGCTACCGCGTGGGTGGCAAGACCGGTACCGCGTACAAACACTTCGGCAGGGGCTACGACAAGTCGCGTTACCGGGCGTCCTTCGTCGGCATCGCGCCGATGTCCAATCCGCGCATCATCGTCGCGGTGTCGGTGGACGATCCGCGAGGTGGCAAGCACTTCGGCGGCCAGGTGTCGGGCCCGGTGTTTTCTTCGATCGCCGGCGAGATCCTGCGCGCGATGAATGTCGCGCCGGACAATCAGGTCAAGCAGACCGTGGCGGTGGAGGATCAGCCCGCCAGCGCGTCGGCCGCGGCCAAGCCGGCCGCCAGGCCGAGCGCCGGCAAGTCGAATGCCGTCAAGCCGTTCGCGGCCCGGCCGACCACGCACGCCGCGCACGAGGCGGCCGCGCATATCGTGCGGGCGTCGTTGCGCCATGACGAGCCGGCGGGCAAGGTGCTGCGATGA